A window of Microbacterium sp. BK668 genomic DNA:
GAACCACACGTCGGCGGTCTCGATCGCGCGGCGCGCGTCGGGTCGCGCGTAGGGGTTGCGCCACATGCTGGGCTGTCCCGAGAGCTGGCGGCTGAGCACGTCGGAGTCCTTCAGCATCGACTGGCGCACGAGCCACTCGACGTAGGAGGGGTTGGTGCCGATGGCGCTGCGCGGATCGGTCGCGATGCGGCGCAGGTTGCTGCGGCGCAGCTGATCCCTCGGGCGCAGCCGCCTCGGGCGCGCCGGGTAGAGCTGCTCGTCGAAGCTGATCTCGGGGATCGACGACGTCGTGGGCGGCGGCTCCACGGGGGTGCCGGGCTCCGGGGAGCCGCTCGTCGGCAGGGAAGAGCTCTCGCTCGTCTGCGGGGTGTCGGTCACGGGCTCGTCCATCGGACCTCCTCGATGGTCGTGCGAAAACAGCGCGTGGCTCACACGTTACGCAGGCCCGCAGTCCGGTCAACCCTCCTTCACTCGGAAGGCGAGTCGTGATAGCGGGCCCCGCTCGACGGGATGCTGTCGAGATCAGGATTCCACGCCCGCCTCAGGAGCCGTTGCCCACTTCCGCCCTGATCTCGGCCCGCCATCCTGAACTCGTCAGGCAAGTGCCTACCGGTTCACGTCGTCGGCGTCCCACCCGAGGTCGGCGCCCTCGCGCAGCGGCAGGGCCTCCAGTCGCCCGTCGGTGCACAGCGCCCGCACGAGGGCGGAGGATCCGCCCACGATCGTCGAGTCATAGTCGATCTCGCTCACCAGCACCCACGCGCGGTCGGCCGGCCAGACCAGGCTCGGCGACTCCGCCGATGGACCGAACCCCTCCGACTCCGACTCGCGGTCGCGCCACGGCACGCGCTCGATCCACGCCGGGTCGGCGAGCTCCGTCACGCCGCCCCGGAACAGGACGTGGTCGCGGGCGGGCAGGGCGAGCGCGGGCCGCGAGAGATGTCGTCGGACGGGATGCCCGCCTGCCACGTCGGCTTGCGGAAGGCGTTGTTGAGCTGATCGCGCCCGGAGTGCTCGAGGAAGTCGAGGTGGCGCGCTTCCACGGAGTTCCGCGGGGTGTCGTCGGTGGCCGAGAGCGTCAGGAGCGCGCGCGACGGACCGTACCCCATTCCGCCGACGAGGCCGCCCCATCCCTCCCACACGGCGACGAAGCCGTCGTCCGGTGTGGTGGTGTGCCTCCCCAAGACCGCCGCGACGGCGGCCATGAGGTCGGGTTCGAGCTGACCATGGGCCGGCCGCCCGTACCGCCAGCCCGCGGCATCCCTCGGCCCGTCCTCTCCCGGAACCTCTCGGCGATGTGATGCCATTGCGCCAGAGCGTGCATCGTGGTTCCGAAGCCGGCTGCGGCCTGCTCCCATCTCACACGCTCGGCCTTGAACTCGGGCTGGGCGGCGTCGAAGGCCTCCCATTCCCGGCGATGAGCCCCATAGGGAAGCGGCGGCCAGGGCCGCCCGCGGGGCCGATCCCGCTCGACGGGGTGGAACACCCGCGCGTACGCCTCGAACCCCCGCGGCACGACGTCGTGCATGGTCCCGCGCCAGGGGTCGTCGATCCGCTCCCGGATCCAGTCGCCGGCCGCGACATCCGCCGTCCACTCCATGCCCGTCACGCTACCCGGGCCGGATCAGGAGGATGGCAGGCGAATGCGACGACCACGAGTCCGAGGGCGACGAGCTCGGCGCCGACGAGGACGCGCTCGCCGAGGCCGATGGGGAAGAGCATCCACCACGGCGTCCCGCTCGCTTCGGCGACGCCGATCAGCACCCCGGCCACGACGATCGCGGCGAGGACCACCACGGCGAGCACGAGCGCCAGCGTGAGCAGGCGATGATCGAAGCTCGAATCCCGCCGGAGGCGTCCGCGTCGGCGGGCCTCCCGCGCCGCGAGCGCGAGGATCGCGACCGGAAGGGCGACGAAGGCGACGATCGACGCCCCGCGATGCAGGTACCCCATCCACGTCGCCCCCGCCGCCCAGTCGGCCTTCGGGAAGAGGGCGACCCCCAGCATCCCGATCACCCACAGCGCGATGCCGATGCTCGGCACCGAGAGGGCGCGGCACACTCCCGTCCGCACGAACAGCACGAGCGTCGCCGCCGAGCCCCACGCGATGAGGACGACCCCGAGGACGAAGGCGGGGGCAAGCGGCGAGCGCCCGTACTGACTGATCGTGATCCGGAGCGGGTCGATGCCGTTGGTCGGTGCGACGACGTGGAGTGCGGCGATGAGGAGGACGCCGAGCGCGAGGCAGGCGAGCTCGACGGCGCGCAGCGCGCGGGTCGCGCGATCGGCCTCTCGGGCGACGGATGCCTCGGCCATGCGTCCACCCTAGGCATCCGTCCCTCCCGCCCGGTCGCGGAACCGATTCGGGGTCCGACCCGGCTTCCGGTATGATAGGAGGGTTGTCCGCACGCGGGTCGTCCCGCGCGCATCGCGGACACGTGCAACACACCCTCCTGCTGTCGGGAAATGCCCGTCAGCCGTTCTAGTCCGAAGGAGGTGGGTAAGTGACGCACCAGTACGAACTCATGGTCATCCTCAACCCTGAGATCGATGAGCGCCAGGTCGGCCCGAACCTCGACAAGTTCTTGAAGGTCATCACCGCAGACGGTGGCTCGATCGACAACGTCGACATCTGGGGCAAGCGCCGTCTCGCCTACGAGATCCAGAAGAAGTCCGAGGGCATCTACGCCGTCGTCAACTTCACGGCCACCAGCGCCGCCACCCAGGAGCTCGACCGCCAGCTGAACCTCAGCGAGCAGATCATGCGCACCAAGGTGCTCCGCGCCGAGGAGGCCATCGCCCAGGTCGCCGCCGAAGCCAAGCGCTCCGAGGAGAAGGCCGCCCGCAAGGCCGCCCGCCCCGCGAAGCCCGCGAAGCAGGACGCGTAACGGTCATGGCCGGCGAGACGATCATCACCGTGGTGGGGAACCTCACGGCTGATCCCGAGCTGCGCTACACGCAGAACGGTCTCCCCGTCGCGAACTTCACGATCGCGTCGACGCCGCGCAACTTCGACCGCCAGGCGAACGAGTGGAAGGACGGCGAAGCGCTGTTCCTCCGCGCGAGCGTGTGGCGCGAGTTCGCCGAGCACGTCGCCGGTTCGCTCACGAAGGGCTCCCGCGTCATCGCGACCGGTCGCCTGAAGCAGCGTTCGTACGAGACGCGCGAGGGCGAGAAGCGCACCGCGATCGAGCTCGAGGTCGACGAGATCGGGCCGTCGCTGCGCTACGCGACCGCTCAGGTCACGCGCGCGGCCGGTGGCGGCGGCGGAGCGCCCCGCCAGCAGCAGGTCGCCGACGAGCCCTGGTCCACCCCCGGTTCGTCGTCGTCGTCCGGCGGCAGCTCGGCCGACGCGTGGAGCACGCCCGGCACGTCGTACGGCGACGACACCCCCTTCTGATCTCACACCACTCTTAAGGAACATCTCATGGCTGGAAAGTCGAGCGGCGACCGCCGCAAGCCGCGGAAGGGCGCGAAGAACGCCGCCCCCGCGAAGGCGATCCGCGTCGGCGTCATTGACTACAAGGACGTCGCCACGCTTCGCAAGTTCATCTCGGAGCGCGGCAAGATCCGCGCCCGTCGTATCACCGGTGTCTCGGTGCAGGAGCAGCGTCTGATCGCGAAGGCGATCAAGAACGCGCGCGAGATGGCGCTCCTGCCCTACGCCGGCGCTGGCCGCTAAGGAGCACGAGCATGGCAAAGCTGATTCTCACGAACGAGGTCGCCGGGCTCGGTAGCGCCGGTGACGTTGTCGAGGTCAAGAACGGGTACGCCCGCAACTACCTCATCCCCCAGGGCTTCGCCGTGGCCTGGACGCGCGGTGGCGAGAAGCAGGTGGCGTCGATCCGCGCCGCCCGCGAGTCGCGTGCGATCCACGATCACGAAGAGGCCGTCGCCCTCAAGGACTCCCTCGAGGGCAACAAGGTGCGCCTCGCCGTCAAGGCCGGCTCTGAGGGCCGCCTGTTCGGCTCGGTCAAGACCGCCGACGTCGCGGACGCCGTCAAGGCCGCCGGTCTCGGCGACCTCGACAAGCGCAAGATCCACATCACCTCGCCGATCAAGGCCGTGGGCGAGCACGAGGCGACCGTTCGCCTGCGTGACGACCTCACCGCCGTGATCACGCTTCAGGTGGTCGCGGCCAAGTAAGCGCCGGCTCACCGGTCGGTGAGCGTTTCGAACCACACGGATGCCGCGGGCCTCAGGGCTCGCGGCATCCGTCGTGTTCGGGTCTCGCCGTCGGGTGCGTGAAATCGGGGCACGACGGATGCCGCGGACCGGACGGGTCCGCGGCATCCGCGCTTCCGCGGCGCGTGCACCGAGGGGCGGATCGGGCCAGGCATGCACCGATCCGCCCGCTCAGCTCACGCGCTGCGGCGTCGCAGCACGAGCGACAGCACGCCGGCGCCGGCCAGGATGAATCCCAGCAGGAGCCCCGCGAGGCCGCTCTCCCCCCCGGTTGCTGCGAGCGTCTTCGAGCCGGTCGCGGCCGTCATGCCCGCCATGGCGGTGGCGCCGCCCGTTCCGGCGAGCGCGGGACCATCCATACCCGTGGGGCCGGCCTGGGTGGTCGGGCTCGTCGGGTCGACGGGGCTCGTCGGGTCGGTCGGATCGGTCGGATCGGTCGGGTCCGTCGGGTCCGTCGGGTCCGTCGGGTCCGTCGGGTCCGTCGGATCGGTGGGAACCACCGGACCGGTCGGCGGGCCCGCGACCGTGCTGTCACCGATGACGGAGATGGCGTTTCCGTCGATCGTGACAGGCAGGTTCAGCACCGGGACGATCTGGGTTCCGCCGAGGATTCCATCCTCGCCCGACGTCCACGGGGAGCCGACGCTGGGAGACGTCGCTCCGCCGACCGGCGCGCTGGGAGATGCGCCGGTCGTGCTGTCTCCGATTCCGGAGATCGCGTTCCCGCCGACCGTGATCGGCAGGTTCAGCACCGGGATGACCTGGGTTCCGCCGAGGATTGCGTCTTCGCCAGACGTCCAGGGGCTGCCGACGGTGGGTGCCGTCGTGCCCTGCGGTGCTCCCGCCGATCCGGTGGGGGCGGCCGTGGTGACGCTGTCGCCGAGACCCGAGATGGCGTTGCCGCCGATCGTGATGGGCGCGTTGACGACGGGGATCACCTGAGTGCCGCCGAGGATGCCGTCCTCACCGCTCGTCGAGGGGCTGCCGACGGTCGGGCCCGAACCCGTCGTCGATCCTCCTGCCGAGCCGGTGGGGGCGGCTGACGTGGTGCTGTCGCCGACCACGGAGACGGCGTTGCCGCCGATCGTGATGGGCGCGTTGACGACGGGGATCACCTGAGTGCCGCCGAGGATGCCGTCCTCACCGCTCGTCGAGGGGCTGTCGACGCTCGGGCCCGAACCCGTCGTCGATCCTCCTGCCGAGCCGGTGGGGGCGGCTGACGTGGTGCTGTCGCCGACCACGGAGACGGCGTTGCCGCCGACCGTGATGGGCGCGTCCACCGAGACGATGGCCTGGGTGCCCGAGCCGATGCCGTCCTCACCCGAGGTCGACGGGGCCGACACTGCGACGGGCGCGGGTGCCGGCGCAGCCGGCGCGGGGGCCGGTGCCGACGTCGCGTCCCCGACGCCCGACACGGCGTTGCCCGAAACGTCGATCGGGACGTGGACGTCGACGATCGCCTGCGAGCCCGAGACGGCGCCGTCTTCGCCGCTCGTCGTGCCCGACGGCTGAGCCGGGGCCGGGGCCGGCGCCGGAGCCGGGGCGGGCGCGGTTGCGGTCGAGTCGCCGATCACGGAGACGGCGTTTCCGGCGACGGTGACCGGGACGTTGACGTCGATGACGGCCTGGGTCCCCGAGAGGATGCCGTCCTCTCCGTTGGTCTCAGCGGCGTTGGCCGCCGCCGCACCGAAGACGGTGATGCCTCCGGCGATGAGCGCTGCCCAAAGGGCGCGCGACATGAAGGTTTTCATTGCAATGCTCCTGAACTGGAAGAAGGACTGCGCGCGGACGCGCGCGGATCATCGTGCCGCCGGGAGGGGCGGCCGATCCTTCGTCAGTCAGGAGCGACGTCGGTGTCGTACGTGGGCGCCGGTGGCGCGACGTCGTCATTCCATCCGTTCCGGCGCATCCAGGCACGGTATGCGACGAGCGGAGCGAATGCGGCGAGCGCGAGAGCGCCGGGGCCCGCACCGTTGGACCCCATGGGAGACCCATCGCCGGGTGCGCACGCACCCAGGACGAGGGCAGAAGACAAGATGCCGCCCACCTGGGCCGCGGTCGACACGAGACCGGCGGCAGCCGAGGTGGTGGAGTGGAGAGCGGCGAAGCCGGGAAGGGCGCGGAGGTAGGCGTCCGTCAGCGCCGAGCCGGCCCACGTGGTCGCGGCGGCCGATGCGACGGTGATCGTCGCCACGAGATCCCCTGCTGCGGCGCCGGTCGGAGCGAGGGTTCCGCCTGCCGACGGCAGGTCGATGTCGGGGACGGCGACCAGCGGCGGGCGCCCGCCTCCGACGACGGTTGTCGTGTCGGCGATCGTCGTCACGAGGTCGCCGGCCGCCTCATCCACAGTGGACGCGGCATCCGTCACCGCCTGACCCACGCCGACCGACTGCGCCACGTCGCCCACCACCGGAATCGCGGTCACCGCGTCGACGACGGGCTGGACGACCGCTCCGACAGGGGCCGATTCCGCGACCTCGGCGACCGGCTGGACGACAGCCTGGACCGTCGTCGTGACCGTGCTGACGACGGGCTGGACCACCGGCTGAGCGGGCGCCGGAGGGGCCTGGACGACCTGCTGCACGGTGGTGGTGACGGCCTGCGTCGTGTCCTGCACGGCCTGCGTCACGTCTCCCACGGTGCTGTCGACGGCGCCGGTGACGCCGCCCAGAAGACCCCCCTGATCGCCTCCGTCGTCCGCCCGCGCGTCGCCCGAGCCGAAGCCCATGAGCAGCGCGAAGAGGAGGTACGCGAACGCGACAGCCGTCCCGATGGCGAGAAGCCGGAAGACAGGCACCCGTGTCGGGTGTGTGGCGATGTCCACGTTCACCTCCTTGTTGCGACGTCGATCGTCGGGCGGACTATTCGTGACCGAATACCGCCTTGAGGGTGCCTGGACCCACGAACATACCCCTGCATGCCCCCCGTGTCCAGACGTCGGTTCGCAAAACGGACACCCGAGCGCGATCGGCGACCTCCATCTGTGCACAACCCTCCCTATCAGACGCAACCTTCAAGCACGACTTCAAGCACATCTGCGTCCACAGGTTGTGAGTCGAAGAATGGCCGATCAAGGGCGGTATTCTGGAGGCGCCGACGACTCATCCCAAGGGTTGTCCACAGATGCTGTGCACAGGCTGTGCGGCGTTTCACGCAGACTTTCCACACAGTTATCCACAAGTCGTGTTGCGAGTGTCCGACCCCGTCCATAGCGTGGGGTGCGGCCCAGGGGGAACGAGTTCGCACACCTATGGCGGTGCGCGGGCGAGGCTCATCGACAACCGGACGCGAGGGCGCCCGGTCCATCGGTGTGCGCGTGGATCCTGGTCCGGACACAGCAGATCTTCGACGCTCCCGGGAGGACGACTTATGTCGATCGCCGACATCTCCGACGAGCGTCTAGGGGGTCCCCGTGAGCCGGAGCGCACGCCTCCGCACGACCTCCTCGCCGAGCAGAGCGCGCTCGGCGGGATGCTGCTGTCGAAGGATGCTGTCGCCGACGTCATCGAGACGCTCCGCGGCCCGGATTTCTACATCCCCAAGCACGAGCTGATCTTCGAGGCGATCCTCACGCTCTACTCGCACGGCGAGCCGACCGACGTCGTCGCGGTCACCGACGAGCTCATCAAGAACGGCGAGCTGCAGCGCGCGGGCGGGGCGGACTACCTCCACAGCCTCACCTCGATCGTGCCGACCGCCGCCAACGCCGGCTACTACGCCTCCATCGTGAATGAGCGGGCGCTCCTGCGCCGCCTTGTGGACGCGGGCACCCGCATCGTGCAGATGGGCTACTCGGGTCAGGGCGAGGCCCTCGATCTGGTGAACAACGCGCAGGCCGAGATCTACTCCGTCACCGGAGCCGAGGCCGCCGAGGACTATGTCCCGCTCACGGTCGCCGTCGACGCCGCCGTCGACGAGATCGAGGCGGCACGCGGGCGCGACGGGCAGATGACCGGCATCCCGACCGGCTTCACGGGCCTCGACCAGTTGACGAACGGGCTGCACCCCGGGCAGATGATCATCATCGCCGCCCGTCCCGCGATGGGTAAGTCGACGCTCGCCCTCGACTTCGCCCGCGCGGCCGCCATCAAGGCCGACATGCCCACGATCTTCTTCTCCCTCGAGATGGGCCGCAGCGAGATCGCCATGCGCCTGCTGAGCGCCGAGGGATCCATCCCGCTCCAGGCCATGCGCAAGGGCACGCTCGATTCGCGCGACTGGACGACGATCGCCGCGACGCGCGGCCGCATCAACGACGCTCCTCTCTACATCGACGACAGCCCCAACATGACGCTCGTCGAGATCCGCGCGAAGTGCCGGCGACTCAAGCAGCGCGCCGGGCTCAAGATGGTCGTCATCGACTACCTCCAACTCATGACCTCCGGCAAGCGGGTCGAGTCGCGCCAGCAGGAGGTGTCGGAGTTCTCCCGCGCGCTGAAGCTGCTCGCGAAGGAGCTTCAGGTCCCGGTCATCGCGCTCTCGCAGCTGAACCGCGGTCCCGAGCAGCGGGCCGACAAGAAGCCCGCGCTCTCCGACCTCCGCGAGTCCGGCTCGATCGAGCAGGACGCCGACATGGTGGTGCTGCTGCACCGCGAGGCGGCCTACGAGAAGGACTCGCCGCGCGCGGGCGAGGCGGACCTCATCGTCGCCAAGCACCGCAACGGGCCCACCGACACCATCACCGTCGCCTTCCAGGGGCACTTCTCGCGCTTCACCGACATGGCCGTCGGCATGTAGCGTTCGGCGCTCCGCGCAGACCTGTTCCTGTGGATGCTGGTCGCCTGGCCGGAGCGCTCACCGGTCGGTCGTGTCGTCGGCGTCGCCGGGGCGCAGGCGAATCCGGATGGGGCCTTTCGCCGTCGACGGATCGACCACCTGCCCGCCCTGCGTGATGTCCACGCGTCCCGCGGCCACCAATCGGCGGGCAGCGCGTCGCGCCGGTTCCATGAGGTCCCGCCAGTCGTCGCCGCCGACGGCGCGCGCGGCCTCCGACGGGCACATCGTCGACGTCGCGGCGCGACGGGCGAGGGTGTCGATGATCCGGCGCTCGAGCGCAAGGTCGTCCTCGTTCACCCCGCGACGTCGGCACCCGTCCGAGCAGTAGCGGACGGCGTCCCAGTCAGCCGCCCACTTGGCGCGGAATTGCATGGTGCGACCGCACG
This region includes:
- a CDS encoding DUF998 domain-containing protein, which codes for MAEASVAREADRATRALRAVELACLALGVLLIAALHVVAPTNGIDPLRITISQYGRSPLAPAFVLGVVLIAWGSAATLVLFVRTGVCRALSVPSIGIALWVIGMLGVALFPKADWAAGATWMGYLHRGASIVAFVALPVAILALAAREARRRGRLRRDSSFDHRLLTLALVLAVVVLAAIVVAGVLIGVAEASGTPWWMLFPIGLGERVLVGAELVALGLVVVAFACHPPDPARVA
- the rpsF gene encoding 30S ribosomal protein S6: MTHQYELMVILNPEIDERQVGPNLDKFLKVITADGGSIDNVDIWGKRRLAYEIQKKSEGIYAVVNFTATSAATQELDRQLNLSEQIMRTKVLRAEEAIAQVAAEAKRSEEKAARKAARPAKPAKQDA
- a CDS encoding single-stranded DNA-binding protein; this encodes MAGETIITVVGNLTADPELRYTQNGLPVANFTIASTPRNFDRQANEWKDGEALFLRASVWREFAEHVAGSLTKGSRVIATGRLKQRSYETREGEKRTAIELEVDEIGPSLRYATAQVTRAAGGGGGAPRQQQVADEPWSTPGSSSSSGGSSADAWSTPGTSYGDDTPF
- the rpsR gene encoding 30S ribosomal protein S18 translates to MAGKSSGDRRKPRKGAKNAAPAKAIRVGVIDYKDVATLRKFISERGKIRARRITGVSVQEQRLIAKAIKNAREMALLPYAGAGR
- the rplI gene encoding 50S ribosomal protein L9, with the translated sequence MAKLILTNEVAGLGSAGDVVEVKNGYARNYLIPQGFAVAWTRGGEKQVASIRAARESRAIHDHEEAVALKDSLEGNKVRLAVKAGSEGRLFGSVKTADVADAVKAAGLGDLDKRKIHITSPIKAVGEHEATVRLRDDLTAVITLQVVAAK
- a CDS encoding chaplin family protein, which encodes MSRALWAALIAGGITVFGAAAANAAETNGEDGILSGTQAVIDVNVPVTVAGNAVSVIGDSTATAPAPAPAPAPAPAQPSGTTSGEDGAVSGSQAIVDVHVPIDVSGNAVSGVGDATSAPAPAPAAPAPAPVAVSAPSTSGEDGIGSGTQAIVSVDAPITVGGNAVSVVGDSTTSAAPTGSAGGSTTGSGPSVDSPSTSGEDGILGGTQVIPVVNAPITIGGNAVSVVGDSTTSAAPTGSAGGSTTGSGPTVGSPSTSGEDGILGGTQVIPVVNAPITIGGNAISGLGDSVTTAAPTGSAGAPQGTTAPTVGSPWTSGEDAILGGTQVIPVLNLPITVGGNAISGIGDSTTGASPSAPVGGATSPSVGSPWTSGEDGILGGTQIVPVLNLPVTIDGNAISVIGDSTVAGPPTGPVVPTDPTDPTDPTDPTDPTDPTDPTDPTDPTSPVDPTSPTTQAGPTGMDGPALAGTGGATAMAGMTAATGSKTLAATGGESGLAGLLLGFILAGAGVLSLVLRRRSA
- the dnaB gene encoding replicative DNA helicase → MSIADISDERLGGPREPERTPPHDLLAEQSALGGMLLSKDAVADVIETLRGPDFYIPKHELIFEAILTLYSHGEPTDVVAVTDELIKNGELQRAGGADYLHSLTSIVPTAANAGYYASIVNERALLRRLVDAGTRIVQMGYSGQGEALDLVNNAQAEIYSVTGAEAAEDYVPLTVAVDAAVDEIEAARGRDGQMTGIPTGFTGLDQLTNGLHPGQMIIIAARPAMGKSTLALDFARAAAIKADMPTIFFSLEMGRSEIAMRLLSAEGSIPLQAMRKGTLDSRDWTTIAATRGRINDAPLYIDDSPNMTLVEIRAKCRRLKQRAGLKMVVIDYLQLMTSGKRVESRQQEVSEFSRALKLLAKELQVPVIALSQLNRGPEQRADKKPALSDLRESGSIEQDADMVVLLHREAAYEKDSPRAGEADLIVAKHRNGPTDTITVAFQGHFSRFTDMAVGM
- a CDS encoding DUF3253 domain-containing protein; its protein translation is MQFRAKWAADWDAVRYCSDGCRRRGVNEDDLALERRIIDTLARRAATSTMCPSEAARAVGGDDWRDLMEPARRAARRLVAAGRVDITQGGQVVDPSTAKGPIRIRLRPGDADDTTDR